Sequence from the Thermosinus carboxydivorans Nor1 genome:
CGCACGGCAACTCTCAGCCGGCTGGCGGCGGAAGTGTTAGCCGAACTGGAGGGGTGGAATATGGCGGCTTATGATCCGGAAACCGGCTTTATCACGCTCAGGCCGGCGCTGGCAAGGCTGGCCGGGCGTTATCCGGACGGCTGGCCGTCAAGGTCCGAGCCAGCAGACTAAACAGCCGACCCTAAAGTGAGGGATGAAAATGACAAGGCAAACCGCCCGGGAGCGGGACCAATGGCGCCTGAGTCGCGCCGGGCTAATAAACTTCTGGTATTATGACGATGAAGAATTTCATTTTGCCGATGGCCGGCTGCTCTTGCGCGGCGCTAACGGCTCCGGCAAGTCGGTGACTATGCAGAGCCTGATTACCGTGCTGCTGGACGGGGTAAAGACACCTGACCGGCTAGACAGTTTTGGGTCGCGATCACGCCGGATGGAAGACTATCTTTTAGGGGAAAAAGAGCTGGTCAATCGCGATGAACGGACCGGCTATCTCTATCTTGAATACAAGCGCCGCGGCAGCGCGCAGTACCTGACCACTGGCATCGGACTGCAGGCCCGCCGCGGCAGCAGTCTCGACTTTTGGGGATTTGTCATCACCGATAACCGGCGGATTAGACATGATCTTTTGCTATACAAAGAGGAGATTAATCCCTTGGACGGCACGGTCGAGCGCGTTCCTCTGACGCGGGCGGAGCTGGAAAGGGCAATTGGGTCCGGTGGGCAGGTGGTGCGCAGCCAGAAGGAGTATATGGAACTGGTAAACCGCCACATTTTTGGCTTTGCCTCGCTTGAGCAGTATGAGGAACTGATGAAATTGCTCATCCAGCTGCGCAGCCCGAAACTGTCCAAGGATTTTAAACCCAGCGTAATTTACGATATATTGAACGAAGCGCTGCCGCCTTTGTCGGACGAGGAACTGCGCCCGTTGTCGGAAACGATCGAGAGTATGCAGCGCACCAAAGACCAGATTGAGCAGCTGGAACGGGACAAGCAGGCCCTCGATCGGTTGTGCCGGAACTATGACCTCTACAATACCTATGTGCTGGCGGAAAAGGCCGATTTGGCCCACAAAGCAGAGCGGCGGCTTGCCAAACTGCAGCGCGAACAGGAAGAACTCCGCCAGCGGCTGGCGGAAGATGGCCGCCAATTGGTCGAGGCAAGACAGCGCCGGGAGGAGCTAAAGCGGGAAGAGACCGTACTGGCCCGAGAGCGCGAAGACCTGCAGCAGCACGATGCTTTTCGGGCCCAGCAGCAGAAACAGCAGCACGAAACCCAGCTTAATCAGGTTACCGCACTGCAGCGGGACAAGGCGGCCAAACTGGCGGAAAAACAGCGGCGCGAACGGCAGGAACAGCACAAGTTGCGCGACTATGAGGCGAGGGCGGAGGAGTGCCGCGCTCGCCAGGAAGAACTGCTGCAAGATATGAACGATGCCGCCGGTCAGGCGGCTTTTGCCGAGCATAAAGCGCTAGCCGGCGCGTTGGCTGAAGGGAACGCCGCTTTTTCATTCGCCGCTTGGCGCCGGGCCGCCGGCAGCTATAGCGGCCGGTTGAGCGAAGTGCTGGGGCTGCTTCGGCGCCAGGCCGAGCTGCAGCTGCGCCGGCAGGAAATTGACAAAGAGCTGGGCGAGGAGCGCCGGGTGTTGGACGAATACCGCGCTGAATACCGTCGCCTGGAACAGCAGTTTAGCGAAGCCCGCGACCAGCTGCTTGCGGACCTGCATTATTGGCGGCAGCAGCATGGCCGGTGGCTGCCGCTCGCGCAGGACGAACTACGCGATGCGGCGCAAGCCATTCAGGGCTTGTACGAAACCCGGGCCTGGCCGGATGTGGAGGCCCCGCTGGCTGCCGCTTACGGCCGGCGCGTGCAGGTGATAAACCAGGAACTGGGTCTTATTAATGCCGAGCTAAAGGTACTGGAAGAAGAGGAGCGGGAGCTGACGGCCGCGCTGAATGACTGGCGCGCCCGGCGCGAGCCGGAACCGCCGCGGCTGAGCGACGCGCAGGCGGCACGGGCGCTATTGGCTGAACGCAATATTCCCTTTTTGCCGTTCTACGCCGCGGTTGAGTTCAACCCCGACGTTTCTCCGGACATGCGCGAACGGATCGAGGCCGCCCTCACCGATATGGGGCTTTTGGATGCGCTCATTGTGCCCCGGCAGCGGCGGCAGGACATTCCCCCGGACATTTACGGCGCCGTCATTCAGCCAGCGCCACAAATTATGGCGGTGACGCTGGCCGATTACCTTTATCCCACGCCGGTTGACGGCGTAGCGGTGACAGCCGCCGATATCGATGACGTACTCCGCAGCATTATCGTCGAAGATGTAAAGCTTTGGGGCGAAGCGGCGGAAGACGGCGCGGGCGCCGCTCTTGCCGCGAATGGCGCCTACTGCATCGGGCCGGTGACAGGCAGAGCTCCCCGCCGCCAGACGGCCATGTTTATTGGCCGGCAGGCGCGCGAGGCGTACCGGCGTCGGCAAATTGCCGCGCTGGAAGAACAGCTGGCGGCCCTGGCGCTTAAGCAGGAAGCGCTTTATGGACGGGCGGCCGAGCTGCAGGAAACGCTGGAGCGCGCCAGCCAGGCCAAGGCCAATTTTCCCGCCGATACGGCGCTTCGTGCTTTGCACCACGAGAAGCTGGCCGTGGCCGCCAATATTTCGCGTCAGGAGCAGGCCGTTGAACGGGTGGACGCCCGGCTCCGCGCGGTTGTCCGCGACCTGCAGGAGCTGCGCGGTGCGCTTGCGCAGGCCAGCG
This genomic interval carries:
- a CDS encoding TIGR02680 family protein, producing the protein MTRQTARERDQWRLSRAGLINFWYYDDEEFHFADGRLLLRGANGSGKSVTMQSLITVLLDGVKTPDRLDSFGSRSRRMEDYLLGEKELVNRDERTGYLYLEYKRRGSAQYLTTGIGLQARRGSSLDFWGFVITDNRRIRHDLLLYKEEINPLDGTVERVPLTRAELERAIGSGGQVVRSQKEYMELVNRHIFGFASLEQYEELMKLLIQLRSPKLSKDFKPSVIYDILNEALPPLSDEELRPLSETIESMQRTKDQIEQLERDKQALDRLCRNYDLYNTYVLAEKADLAHKAERRLAKLQREQEELRQRLAEDGRQLVEARQRREELKREETVLAREREDLQQHDAFRAQQQKQQHETQLNQVTALQRDKAAKLAEKQRRERQEQHKLRDYEARAEECRARQEELLQDMNDAAGQAAFAEHKALAGALAEGNAAFSFAAWRRAAGSYSGRLSEVLGLLRRQAELQLRRQEIDKELGEERRVLDEYRAEYRRLEQQFSEARDQLLADLHYWRQQHGRWLPLAQDELRDAAQAIQGLYETRAWPDVEAPLAAAYGRRVQVINQELGLINAELKVLEEEERELTAALNDWRARREPEPPRLSDAQAARALLAERNIPFLPFYAAVEFNPDVSPDMRERIEAALTDMGLLDALIVPRQRRQDIPPDIYGAVIQPAPQIMAVTLADYLYPTPVDGVAVTAADIDDVLRSIIVEDVKLWGEAAEDGAGAALAANGAYCIGPVTGRAPRRQTAMFIGRQAREAYRRRQIAALEEQLAALALKQEALYGRAAELQETLERASQAKANFPADTALRALHHEKLAVAANISRQEQAVERVDARLRAVVRDLQELRGALAQASAGLALPLREGDYAAAVQAMADYQASLHELELCCQDYTNLMANARRCREFLTDIRQEVDDLKGELLVLDGQAAQLRLAIAHLESRLQELGADELQARIRNVARRLDEIPAETAAVIEAIVTLQASIETGERRLAQLTESCAFLDQVCRCWQQAVEDELKLGLVYPGEGTWPTVSAIIQEKGGILKQDRLNRTTVTGRLSESFYAENNVLMEYRMQLEPMTAESYGLPELPADVDDSGELAGELDRLREKRQRQVITLDYEGRRLNPYQLREALDRQLDMLRLVLSEKDKELYEEVILNNIGRLINRRINAAEQWVEDMNRLMRQRDTSSGLRFKLEWKARPAEQDDELDTEELVRLLHADPTALRDDDLSKIERHFKARIERAKQASDGGGQGAESATTFQQAVREVLDYRRWFQFRLYYEQAGLTWRELTDRAFFRFSGGEKAMAMYIPLFSAVYSRYQEARYDAPYIITLDEAFAGVDENNIRDMFALVEQLGFNYIMNSQALWGDYDVVPALTVYELVRPKNSPYVTVVRYHWNGQARSLAVTGEDDGGLFEVAAATQTD